Sequence from the Fulvivirga ligni genome:
ATAAAGTTTCAGCCAAGTTATGGAGGGCCATATTCAACAAAAAAACTACCCAGTAAATGAAAGAACATGTCACAAGTTAACATCATATTTTCAGCAATATTATTGTCAATAATCTCATGCACAGAGAATGATACAATTGATAAGCCAGACCTGGCGGGAAAGTGGGATTTGCAAATTAAGAGAGGTGACGATTTTCTATGGAATTATGAGCAGGGGTTTGAACTGCTAAGTAACGGATCATACTTGCCAAGATATTGGAACGAAGATAATTCATCATGGCAGAGCGAAGATCAAGAATTTGGCACCTTAACCTGGAAACTTTTAGAAAAGAATAAAGAAAATCGTCTTTATTTTTATCATGAGTATTCCTTATTTAATGACAACAAGAAAGATATTGTATCTTATTCTATCATCTCTATCCAATCTGATTTCTTGCAACTTTCAGGGTATGATCCTCATGGCAACAAGAGAGAGCTAACTATGATCAAGGAAAAATGAAATAGTCTTATTATAACAGATGCCAACTGCTAACCAATAAATGTAAAGGTTTGATATTATTTCATCTTTCATGTGATATTTTTTATTGAAATTATTAAGTTAATGAATTGGAAAGTGCCTACGTTGACTTGAGAATAGATCAGAAAGAGTTTTATAATAAAGTTGCAGCCAAGTAATTTTTCCTACTCAGAGTTACTCTATTGCTCTTAATTTTCGACTATCAACTTTCCAATGACTATTATTGTGTCACCAACCCGGCATTAAGTAGCAAATTTTTATATAATGGTCATTATAAGTTTGCACCAGAGGGGGCGAGGATAGTACTCTTTAATTACATTCCTAGAAAAAGTGGCTATCAAGCTCTATCGACAGCAATGTTAATAAAGGGAATACTTATAATTATAAGAATATTTTAGAATGGAAAGATTTGAAGATATATGGATCAGTTCAGAGGAGCACTTAGATAAATTTAAAGAAGTTAAGAAAAACAGAAAAATTCTGAAAAACATGCACGAACTTGATGTTTCTGACAGACTTTATGATTTTCCTCGTGTTATGGTTGGAAACAATATTTTTCCAGTGATTTTTGAAAATATCGGTAGACTTATCCTATCTGATGACAATCTACAGTTTTATAATTGTGGAACTGAGGATAAACCACAGTATGACGGAATTAATAAAAGTGGAAATTTTCATATCTCAATAGAAAACATCATAAATATAGAATTAGCAACTTATAAAAAAGCCCTAATTTCTTATTTTGACAATACCTGGGTGAAAATTCATTTTATTGAAGACGGAATTAATAAAAATATATTGATTTCAAATAGTGGAGTAGGGTTCATGATGAAAAAAGTAAAAAATAAGAATATGGACTTGTTAAAATTAATCAAAGAAAAGATGAATTAACTTTGCTCAATTTCCCCCACTCAGAGTTGCTCGAAGAGAACTCTGAGTATCTGATCTCGCTGATGGAAGAGTCGCTGTCAACCTGTTCCTTTTAAATTCTTAAAAACTAACTTCTTCTTTAAATGGTTCAATCTATAGCCACTAGTGAATAGCCGGCTAGTATGAATTTGAAACGGTTACAAACCATTAAATCGAAGGAGAATGAGTCATAAAGATTTAACCAATAAAGAAGCAATTAGTAAATTAAAAGAGCTGGTTGAAGGAATAGATTTTACCATGATGGATACTAATTTAGGCGGTAAACCATCACATATTGTTCCCATGAGCACAAAGGACGTCGATGATAACGGCAATATTTGGTTCCTTAGCAATGGCGATAGTGAACATAATTCCTACATAAAAAAGGATAATGCTATACAGCTGATATATTCGAAGCCTCAAAGCATGGAATACCTCGCACTTTTTGGGCATGCCACTATTCTAACGGATACTGATATCATCAAAAAGTATTATCAAAGTTCTGATGATGCCTGGTTTGATGGCCCTGAAGACCCTAAGGTGACAGCGATCAAAGTAGTGCCTGAATCATCCTATTACTGGGATACCAAAAACGGAAAGTTGACCACCTTATTCAAAATGGGCCTAGGAGTAATTACTGGTGAAAAGCAGGACTTAGGCGTAGAAGGTGAACTGAAGGTGTAATTCTGCCTTTAACAGATACACTTAGCTAAAAGTGAATTATTATACAGTCGCTCGGCTTAAGTCAGCGACTGTTTTATTAACACGGAGCGAAACCACTACGATCCTCACAGCTAGTAATTGATGAACGGAACATCTTTAACAGTGTTAGTGTATTTATAGTTAAGCAATCTATTTCAACTAACAATCACCCTTAGAATGGACAAGAATCTTTATTTTGATGCTAGCTCAAAAAAATTGCAATCTTCTGATTATGGGCTTTATGCTACCCCTGTGTCTCCCTTACCTTACGTAGACAATGTGATAGTTCGTTCTTATCTTTTGGAACGTCCTGATGGGAATGTCATTATTTATAATTCATCAGGAATTAGTCAAACTTCGCAGGAATTAGATCAGAAGGGGGTTTCTGGTGGTCTTTTTTTAAATCATCATCATGAGGGTATGTTTGGAAAGCCAGATATTGATATTTCTATATGGATCCATGAAAATGATAGGCCAAAAGTCAATATGCCAATTACAAATACATATGGAAAAGAAGAAAAGATAGGGGGTGATCTGACGATTGTACCAACACCTGGTCATACGCAGGGTACTACTTCATTTCTTTGGGATAATGGTGAATATCGTTTTCTTTTCCCGGGAGATTCAATTTGGGTTCAAAATGGTCAATGGAAAGCCGTCTTACTTAGTGATGGTGATCGTTCTGCATATCTGGATAGCCTTGAGACAATGAAGAAGCTAGACTTTGATTTCATTGTTCCCTGGGGTGTTGAAGAGGGTTCGCCTGCAGGTTATGCCATTTCAAAGGATCAAAAAATAGAGATTTTTGATGAAATAATTAAGCGGCTGGAGGCAGGTGAAAATTATTAGCATTTTGGTCTAGTGGCAGGAGTAAAATCAAGGTTTTAAGGCAAAAGGACAATTTGCAAGACCAGTCACTTGGCCATTGCAGAGGAGCGACTCAAGCTATTTAAGCTTCGTAATCTGCGGATCTTTGTCATATGTTTACCAATTGTTCCTAACAACATGTTTTTCTAATTACCTTTGTATCATGGGAGCAATAGTGCGGTTTTTATCGGTATCAATACTGCTGACTTTTTACGGTCTTGCGGTAGGGATGTCATATCAAAACTTCTCCCCACAGGACAATTTTAAGGGCACAGCTCAGATCGATTCTGTAGTTACTGGTGTCTTATGTCATACTTTTTCAGGTGAGCTCAATGGAGGAGGTGATCTGCCGGCTCCCGATCTGAAAAGCAATTTTGCCAAAGCCACCCTCTGCCATGCTGATGAACTGATCATTAAAAGCTCGATTACAAAATATTGTAATCTTAGCCTCAATCATTTCATTAAGCTAAAAAAGAGAGATCGGCTCTTTCCATTCCACTATTTCTGGTAATCCATTGTAAGTCCTCACATGCTCATTGCGTAAATAGGCGCATGATGCAATAAATAGATTTACGATTTTAATAATATTACAATGGAAATTAATATTGGAAGCGTCATATTCGGCGTTTTTATACTCATGCTTTGCTTTTTGCCTTTTATTCTAAGTTCTAGAAATACAAAAAGGTCAGCTAAAAAACTTTTAAACACACTTAGACAAATGGCTTCAGAACATGGTACTGAAATTAGCCATTTTGAGACATTTTTTAATTTTGCCATCGGGTGCGATGAGCCTAAAAACTTTATATTCTTTGTTAAGAGAGAGGCTAATGATTATACCAAAATTAGCGTTGACCTTAATGATTTTAAGAAATGTACCATCATCAATAAGGGTAGGGTGGTCAAGTTTAACAATGAAACACAAACGGTTATAGAAAAACTGGCCTTGCAACTCATACCTATTAACGGTAAAGCTGATATTCAATTAGAATTCTGCAATGAGAGTGATAACATAGAGCTTTATGGAGAAATGCAGGCCATAAAGAAATGGAAAGATCTGATTGATGAAGCCATAAGTTAAATTGATATTATAATACAAAGAGGTTGTGTCAAAGAGTAAGTAATACTCATACCTTAAAGCTTACAAAATGTTACGTTAAAACATTTAAAATTGCTTTTGATACAACCTCTTTCATTACAGCCCGAGTACTCTAGTGCTTAAATGATACATGTTATGGTATTCCATTTGCCACGGTATGTATTGTTGAAAAGAGACATTTATTGACAGTAAAATAATATTAAACATAACTTTTATTCTATAATTACGTAATTCTGACAGTACTGTAAAGCTGAAAAAGAGTGAATAAAAATGCTATTACGTCAGCCCAAATGATGCAGGGTGGGGTTGTTTAATGTGAAAGAGTTATGGTTAGGGTCAGAACCATTTCTTAAGTGAATCATAGGGTTATTCAAAATGAAATAAGCTTAAATAACCATAAAACTCAATTACTCAAAATGAAATTAACCCTAACAACACTATGCCTGTTTCTAAGTTTTTGCTCTTTTGGTCAAAGAGAATTCCCAGATGATTTTAGAAAGGGGGGCATTGAAGTCAATTCTCAACTCACCGATCTATCTCTCTATTCGTTAGACAGTGTGCAGTTCAATTCTTCCGATTTAAAAAACAAAGTGACTGTCATTAATTATTGGTTTGTGGGGTGCGGAGGTTGTCGGCAGGAAGAGGAGTTTATGAAAGAAATCACAGAGTATTTTAGAGAGGAAGAAAAGGTGCAGTTCATATCTATTACACCATCAACGTCTGAAGAAGTTAAGGAATACTTTCAAAAGCATGGAGATTTTGGTTTTCCCGTTTACCCAGCAGGTGGGTTTAAACAAGTGAAAAAAACTTTTAGTGTAAAGACTTTCCCTCATACCCAGATCGTGGTGGATGGAACAATTGTGGAAAACCTTCAAATACCCATTGCACGCGCAGAGTGGAAAGACTGGCTAATAGATGAAATTAAAGAGGAGCTTGTGAAGTTGGAGTAGAATTTTTTAACCGTAATGCTATCCTGATTGCATCATCTAGATGCACAAGATAAATTTCTGGAATATTTTTTGTTGGAATAATATTATTATTCACAATCATTAAATTTTCTTGTTATGAAAAAGATCATTCTATTGCTTATTGGCATTCTTGCGTTCAATTTGACTAATGCTCAAAGAGTTGAGAAATTAGACGAGTATACAGCATTAAACGGAATAACCTATAAAGTAGGTGATGAGATCAAGCTATTAAGGGGTTCTGATACCAATGGTAATTTTGTTTATGTAAGCATTGGAGGCAGGGGTATCATAGCGGACGGAGAATCAAACCGACTTGGAGCCGATCTGGCCGGGCAGATTGTTACCATCAAAAAAATTAAGAGGTACGATCAGAAACATTATAAAGGAGTGTACTTTTCAATTGCCGCAGGTGACGTGGTGAACTATAGTATTGATGTAGAAAACGCGATCAAGACCTGTGAAATTGAGGGCTGCCTATATTCTGAGTCTGGACCCGACAAATATGATCAATTGTCTAAAATCAAAGCGCTTTTAGATAATGGTGCGCTAACTGAACAGGAATTTGAAGCTGAGAAGAAGAAAATTTTGGCTAGAAATGATTGAGGTAGAAGTTGATATGAGCTTCGCAGCGTCTTAATTCCATTGCCACACCTAATTTTTTGCCATTTGTAATGTCTCTTGTCATGTTTAATCATAGATTTATGAGAATTGAGCCTTATCAATGCCAATTAAATTAATGTCACAAGGAAAATTGTTGATTAGTCTAGCATTAACTCCTTAATGAATCATACAAAGAAGAAAATAAGAATAAGCGAATTATATGATTCGATTTTCCTGATTATCATAGGTGTGGTATTCTTTATGACCACAAGATCACCCGAGGCAAAGAATATTGAAAACACAACTAAAATAAATGGTGTTCTGTCGGAGAGTCCGAAATCAGGAGTTCATGATGAAAGTGAGGATTTTATTCGTGTAAACTTAGCAGGATATGGTGACTATTACGAATTTACAAAATGTTCTCTTAATGCTTATATCGAGCAAAACGTTGAAAACCTGCAGGTTGGAGATTCTATTACCTTATATTTAGATAAGAGCAATTCATCAACTATATACCCTTCATTCGGCAAAAGCTATAATGTATATAAGGTATGTGCCGCAAAATCTCCCAAACATGGGACTTATTTAGACTTTGCCAGTTATAATGCGTGTAAAGTGAAAAAAGCCAATATACTTTATCCTTTAATTTGTGGTGCACTTATTCTTATCGCTGTAGGGCAGCTGATTCATAAAATTAATGATAAGGATAGTTATTTTAGCCCTAAGTATTTGAACTTAGAAGATCAATCGGATATATATTATCAGCTAAGACCTCACAAAATCACCTACTTATCCAATCATTTGAAGTGGCCAATCATTTCAATTGTAGCAGGTGTTGCAACCCTTGTTTTTGACATTTTGCCCACTCCTTATATGAGCTATGCTTTTATCGCAGGGGGAATATATTTCATTTATCACTATCTCAGGATTTCCTCTAAAATATATTATGTCCTTGATCAGGAAGGAGTGCATATTAAAAACGTAACCGTATTTTTTCAAGAAGAGGTAAAGACTATCAACTATAATTCTATAAAAGAGGTATTATATAAACCTCAGGATTTTTCGGGAACGGTTCTCATCTATACAGGAAGAAAGGATGATGATGGAGATAAAGTATATGATAAGCTGATAGGAATTGATAACTACATGGAAGTTGTTGATTTTATAAAGAAGCTTATTATTAGAGACAATCCATATTGGAATGCATAGTGATTAAAAGGCTATCAAATAATTTTTACTAAATGTTTTACAAAATTTTCAATTCCTCTAATAATTCTTACCGAAGATCTAAAAATGCCGAAGTAATCAGAATGCCCAGAATGTCTGATCAAATGGAAGATGCAATAGTTTCCAAATGGTTTGTTGAGGTAGGTGATACTTTTAAGGAAGGTGACATTTTAGCAGAGATTGAAACGGATAAGGCCACTATGGAATTAGAGAGCTATGATCATGGTACCATGCTTTATCAAGTTGAAAAAGGTCAAAAAGTGAAGGTCGATGGTATTTTAGCTGTTATTGGAAACAAGGGAGATGAATACAAACATCTGTTAACTGATGCTGAGCAGATTGCAGAAAAGACTGGCGATATCGCCTCGCTAACGTATAAATTGAATAGCTTATTATCTTCGGAAGATAGCTTCGTTATGCAGCTTAGGTATCTTAAAGGTTGCGACGAAACAAAGCTAAATGAATTATTGCAGGTCTTGCAAGATTTAGCTTTTCACTTAAGGAGTAGGGACGAAGTGCCAAAAGCTGTTGTTAAACTTATAATGGACATTATTCCATCTCTGATTTCTTGTTCATCACAGTATGTTGAAGAAGAGGAGAGAAACAGGATCAACCTGGCTATAGATAAATTGAGTCACGCCATCAGAAAATGTTTTGCTTAAAAAGTTACTTTTCAAGCTAAGGTAAGTATAGCAAAAAGAGTCTAAAGAGACTCTTCCTCCATCAATTCTATTCTCTCAAAAACTAGCTCCGGCTCATTGGTAGTAATATAATCAAATCCTTGCCTCAGCAGGTTATCAATAACGGTAGTGTCATTTACTGTCCAGCTATTTAATGATACCTGGTGGTCTTTGGCCAGTTTGACCCAGTCAGGATGTTTTTCAAATACCGAGAAATGGTAATCAAGGCCATTTATTCCATCAGCGTGTAGTTGATCAGGAGCAACGTCACCATTCAAGTACCCTACTTCTGCAGCTGGCATTAGTTCGGTCAGTTTTTTAACTATATCGTAGTCAAAGCTGATAAACATGGCCCATGGCTCTGCAGAAAGTTGTTTTACTGTTGCTACTACTTTCTCAGTGGTAGTAATTCCTCTTTCTTTGCTTATTACTGATGGTTTTATTTCTAAGACAAGTCGAGTGGACCGCTGCTGCATACCGGCATTCAAGTACTGTTCTAAGGTGGGAATGGTTTCACCGTTAGTCAGTTTGTATGACTTCAAAGAATCATATGTACTTTCTTCTATAATATGACCGAAGAACTCTTTATCATGATTAACCACTAAAATACTGTCGGCCGTCATCCAGATATCAAATTCAGAGGCCGTGCATCCCAGGCGGATAGCCTCTTCGAGGGAAGCTATGCTATTTTCTGGTAAATTCTTCTTTTTCCAAGCCCCTCTATGGGCAATTACCTGATTTTCAGCAAAATCCATTTGATCATCATTAGTGCTCTCATTCGATTTATTTTGGCAATTAAACAGTAAAGCAGGCATTAAAGCAAAAAGTAGTATTCTTCTCATAGCCGCAAACATACCCGCTGCTCACATTGCTCACAAGAAATGTATATGAACAATATGTGAACTAAAAGGGACTGCCTCCGATGCTAAAAGTTATGAATCCGACTTTCTAGACTCATAATCCATA
This genomic interval carries:
- a CDS encoding pyridoxamine 5'-phosphate oxidase family protein → MSHKDLTNKEAISKLKELVEGIDFTMMDTNLGGKPSHIVPMSTKDVDDNGNIWFLSNGDSEHNSYIKKDNAIQLIYSKPQSMEYLALFGHATILTDTDIIKKYYQSSDDAWFDGPEDPKVTAIKVVPESSYYWDTKNGKLTTLFKMGLGVITGEKQDLGVEGELKV
- a CDS encoding MBL fold metallo-hydrolase, yielding MDKNLYFDASSKKLQSSDYGLYATPVSPLPYVDNVIVRSYLLERPDGNVIIYNSSGISQTSQELDQKGVSGGLFLNHHHEGMFGKPDIDISIWIHENDRPKVNMPITNTYGKEEKIGGDLTIVPTPGHTQGTTSFLWDNGEYRFLFPGDSIWVQNGQWKAVLLSDGDRSAYLDSLETMKKLDFDFIVPWGVEEGSPAGYAISKDQKIEIFDEIIKRLEAGENY
- a CDS encoding TlpA family protein disulfide reductase; translation: MKLTLTTLCLFLSFCSFGQREFPDDFRKGGIEVNSQLTDLSLYSLDSVQFNSSDLKNKVTVINYWFVGCGGCRQEEEFMKEITEYFREEEKVQFISITPSTSEEVKEYFQKHGDFGFPVYPAGGFKQVKKTFSVKTFPHTQIVVDGTIVENLQIPIARAEWKDWLIDEIKEELVKLE
- a CDS encoding SHOCT domain-containing protein, with the protein product MKKIILLLIGILAFNLTNAQRVEKLDEYTALNGITYKVGDEIKLLRGSDTNGNFVYVSIGGRGIIADGESNRLGADLAGQIVTIKKIKRYDQKHYKGVYFSIAAGDVVNYSIDVENAIKTCEIEGCLYSESGPDKYDQLSKIKALLDNGALTEQEFEAEKKKILARND
- a CDS encoding lipoyl domain-containing protein; its protein translation is MFYKIFNSSNNSYRRSKNAEVIRMPRMSDQMEDAIVSKWFVEVGDTFKEGDILAEIETDKATMELESYDHGTMLYQVEKGQKVKVDGILAVIGNKGDEYKHLLTDAEQIAEKTGDIASLTYKLNSLLSSEDSFVMQLRYLKGCDETKLNELLQVLQDLAFHLRSRDEVPKAVVKLIMDIIPSLISCSSQYVEEEERNRINLAIDKLSHAIRKCFA
- a CDS encoding glycerophosphodiester phosphodiesterase; amino-acid sequence: MRRILLFALMPALLFNCQNKSNESTNDDQMDFAENQVIAHRGAWKKKNLPENSIASLEEAIRLGCTASEFDIWMTADSILVVNHDKEFFGHIIEESTYDSLKSYKLTNGETIPTLEQYLNAGMQQRSTRLVLEIKPSVISKERGITTTEKVVATVKQLSAEPWAMFISFDYDIVKKLTELMPAAEVGYLNGDVAPDQLHADGINGLDYHFSVFEKHPDWVKLAKDHQVSLNSWTVNDTTVIDNLLRQGFDYITTNEPELVFERIELMEEESL